The following proteins are co-located in the Silene latifolia isolate original U9 population chromosome 1, ASM4854445v1, whole genome shotgun sequence genome:
- the LOC141594239 gene encoding abscisic acid 8'-hydroxylase CYP707A2, with amino-acid sequence MVIILVALITFGVIFIVHHVMKSPAFAYRNRKLPLPPGSLGYPYVGETFQLYSENPNVFFASKEKKYGPVFKTHILGCPCVMISSPEAAKFVLSTRSNLFKPTFPASKERMLGKQAIFFHQDDYHLKLRKLVLKAFMPDAIRNFVSDIDSIASRTLKSFDGSLINTFQEMKTYTFNVALLSILGKDEVKYREDLKKCYYILEKGYNSMPINVPGTLFNKSMKARKELGRILAEIISSRREMKKDHQDLLASFMGDKESLTDEQIADNVIGVIFAARDTTASVLTWILKYLADNPDVLQSVTEEQEAIIKEKEESGEENILKWTDTKKMPYTNKVIQETLRVASILSFTFREAVEDVEYEGYLIPKGWKVLPLFRNIHHSPKNFTDPEKFDPSRFEVAPKPNTFLPFGNGIHSCPGNELAKLEILVLIHHITTKYRWSIIGPQNEIQYGPFALPQNGLPIKLFSKSQDEAQNTCQNQ; translated from the exons atgGTGATCATATTAGTAGCTTTGATCACATTTGGTGTAATCTTCATAGTTCACCATGTAATGAAATCCCCTGCTTTCGCATACCGAAACCGAAAGCTCCCTCTTCCTCCTGGCTCCTTGGGTTATCCTTATGTAGGAGAGACCTTTCAACTCTACTCTGAAAACCCAAATGTCTTCTTTGCCTCAAAGGAGAAAAA GTATGGACCAGTTTTCAAGACACATATATTGGGATGTCCATGTGTAATGATATCAAGCCCTGAAGCAGCAAAATTTGTATTATCAACAAGATCAAATTTATTTAAGCCTACATTTCCAGCTAGTAAAGAAAGAATGTTGGGTAAACAAGCAATCTTTTTTCACCAAGATGATTACCATCTTAAACTTAGGAAGCTTGTTCTTAAGGCTTTCATGCCTGATGCTATCCGAAACTTCGTCTCCGATATCGACTCCATTGCTTCTCGTACACTCAAGTCTTTTGATGGTTCTTTGATCAATACCTTTCAAGAAATGAAAACA TACACGTTCAATGTGGCATTATTATCAATACTAGGCAAAGATGAAGTAAAATATAGGGAAGATTTGAAGAAATGTTACTACATTTTAGAAAAAGGTTACAATTCAATGCCGATTAATGTACCCGGAACCCTATTCAATAAATCGATGAAAGCCCGAAAGGAATTGGGTCGGATCCTAGCGGAAATAATATCGAGTAGACGAGAAATGAAGAAGGATCATCAAGATTTATTAGCATCTTTCATGGGTGACAAAGAAAGTTTAACAGATGAACAAATTGCTGATAATGTAATTGGTGTTATCTTTGCTGCTAGGGACACTACTGCTAGTGTCCTTACTTGGATCCTTAAGTATCTTGCTGACAATCCTGATGTCCTTCAGTCTGTCACG GAAGAACAAGAGGCAATAattaaagaaaaagaagaaagtgGAGAAGAAAATATACTAAAATGGACAGATACCAAGAAAATGCCATATACTAACAAAGTTATTCAAGAAACATTAAGAGTTGCTTCAATATTATCCTTTACATTTAGAGAAGCAGTTGAAGATGTTGAATATGAAGGGTACCTAATTCCTAAGGGATGGAAAGTGCTCCCATTATTTAGGAATATTCACCATAGTCCAAAAAATTTTACTGACCCTGAAAAGTTTGACCCTTCTAGATTTGAG GTGGCGCCGAAACCGAATACATTCTTGCCATTTGGAAATGGGATTCATTCATGTCCTGGCAATGAACTGGCAAAGCTGGAGATTCTAGTTCTTATACATCATATAACCACTAAATACAG gtGGTCTATTATTGGCCCACAAAATGAAATCCAGTATGGTCCATTTGCCCTTCCTCAAAATGGCCTACCCATTAAATTATTTTCAAAAAGTCAAGATGAGGCCCAAAATACATGTCAAAATCAATAA
- the LOC141624068 gene encoding uncharacterized protein LOC141624068 encodes MTNTVENPPTKIHPAYSVSNIQHKVRVLDGIKVPYSSWVKLFKLHARGYKVLHHIDGTPTPAETAANYAEWCEIDAIVLQWIYGTLNDDLLSRVLEEDSTAHAAWTRVKNIFTNNKGARAAALENEFVNLKLGAMPSLEAYTQRLKELAAQLKDVDAAVSDQRLVLQLVRGLPKDYDTTAAYINQTLPSFTSACSMLELEQQRQSNREEQTTALLTPSSPPADNNGWDESKSTGYNPPKSKNNGGHQQNYNKGRNNNNNNNNNNNNNRSNYRGNNNKNSGSNWTPVSWSPPPSSQPWSVPPCPYPTQPGWSSPWQPWTAPYPARAEAAAPRGVLRNHGPSQSAHAYMTETEQPQLTDLTQAFNAMAFNPNDGQWYMDTGASSHLTSDAGTFTPSSNVPNVRSIYVGNGHSFPVRGSGYSAISTNDRPLHLNNIYIHPTL; translated from the coding sequence ATGACAAACACCGTGGAAAATCCCCCCACAAAAATTCATCCTGCTTATTCCGTATCAAATATTCAACATAAAGTTCGAGTCCTTGATGGGATCAAAGTCCCGTACTCGTCATGGGTCAAGTTATTCAAACTCCATGCCCGCGGCTACAAGGTCCTCCATCACATCGATGGAACCCCGACACCGGCTGAAACTGCTGCCAATTACGCGGAATGGTGTGAGATCGATGCTATTGTCCTACAATGGATTTATGGGACATTAAATGACGATCTGCTTTCTCGAGTTCTCGAAGAGGACTCCACTGCTCATGCCGCCTGGACTCGTGTGAAGAACATCTTCACCAATAACAAGGGTGCCCGCGCTGCGGCCCTTGAAAACGAGTTTGTCAATCTCAAACTCGGGGCTATGCCGTCCCTTGAAGCCTACACCCAACGGCTAAAGGAACTCGCTGCCCAACTTAAAGATGTTGACGCCGCCGTCTCCGATCAACGTCTCGTACTCCAGTTGGTCCGTGGCCTGCCCAAGGATTACGACACCACGGCCGCTTACATCAATCAGACTCTCCCCTCGTTCACTTCTGCTTGTAGCATGCTGGAATTGGAGCAACAACGACAGTCTAACCGTGAAGAGCAGACCACGGCGTTGCTCACTCCCTCTTCTCCTCCTGCGGATAATAATGGTTGGGATGAGTCCAAGTCTACTGGGTACAATCCTCCTAAGTCTAAAAACAATGGAGGTCATCAGCAAAACTACAACAAAGGtcgcaataacaacaataataataataataataataataataatcgttcCAATTACCGcggaaataacaataaaaattcgGGATCAAATTGGACCCCTGTTTCGTGGTCTCCACCACCCTCGTCACAGCCCTGGTCGGTCCCACCATGCCCCTACCCAACCCAGCCTGGGTGGTCCTCACCCTGGCAGCCGTGGACTGCCCCTTACCCTGCTCGTGCAGAAGCCGCCGCTCCTCGTGGCGTCCTCCGCAACCACGGACCGTCACAATCTGCTCACGCATACATGACAGAGACCGAGCAACCTCAGCTGACTGACCTCACTCAAGCGTTTAACGCCATGGCTTTCAATCCGAATGACGGTCAGTGGTACATGGATACGGGAGCCTCGTCTCATTTGACATCCGATGCAGGTACTTTCACTCCTTCCTCTAATGTTCCTAATGTTCGATCTATTTATGTTGGTAATGGTCACTCTTTTCCAGTTCGGGGATCGGGTTACTCCGCTATTTCCACCAACGACCGACCCCTGCATCTAAATAACATTTATATACACCCAACATTATAA